The Pelosinus sp. IPA-1 genome contains a region encoding:
- a CDS encoding MFS transporter — protein MNNKGLKAKQFNNTPITILLVLLYVIVAMSDNFKGIFVPFFKEDFRLNNTEIGYMLTAGLLAYAVFQYIGGIFIEKIGYKKVIALGFLIGMASLLLLITCKSYLVLILGLFGLNIGMAMFNVGVNTLGPVLTVASTAVLMNFVNFSYGASNTVIQKVVGNLLSKGVEWTQFYVFMLFCSGILFVYLLLIKIPYAPKSEKANYSKMDLLKNKMLYLYIIALGFYLASEYGIGNWFVTYMGEEFKLDADGRALYAALFFGAETVGRLFGGYIVDRLGTFKSMLLYGCFATLFSTVGILLGEAGLIIFSIAGLFYSIIYPTIIMTAHTVFKEAASYATGLILMCGTLIAMVVNMFMGVANDVIGVYYSYYSIAICIAITTLSILFIKRKVETVEVKVGESI, from the coding sequence ATGAACAATAAGGGGCTAAAAGCTAAGCAATTTAATAATACACCAATTACAATTTTATTAGTTCTGCTATATGTAATTGTTGCCATGAGTGATAACTTTAAAGGAATCTTTGTGCCCTTTTTTAAAGAAGATTTTCGGCTTAATAATACGGAAATTGGCTATATGTTAACAGCAGGTCTGTTGGCTTACGCAGTCTTTCAGTATATTGGCGGGATCTTTATTGAAAAAATTGGTTATAAGAAGGTCATAGCTCTTGGCTTTTTAATTGGTATGGCTTCCTTATTACTTTTAATTACCTGTAAAAGCTACCTGGTATTAATTCTTGGTTTATTTGGTTTAAATATTGGCATGGCCATGTTTAATGTTGGGGTAAATACCTTAGGGCCAGTCCTTACCGTTGCCTCAACCGCCGTACTGATGAATTTTGTAAATTTTTCTTATGGGGCTAGTAACACTGTAATTCAAAAAGTCGTTGGTAATCTTTTATCAAAAGGAGTAGAGTGGACCCAATTTTATGTTTTTATGCTGTTTTGTTCCGGGATTTTATTTGTATATTTGCTACTAATAAAAATACCCTATGCACCAAAAAGTGAAAAAGCAAATTATAGTAAAATGGATTTGCTTAAAAATAAAATGCTTTATCTTTATATTATCGCTTTAGGTTTTTACCTTGCCTCTGAATATGGGATAGGAAATTGGTTTGTTACTTACATGGGGGAAGAATTCAAATTAGATGCCGATGGTCGGGCGCTGTACGCAGCCTTATTCTTTGGGGCCGAAACAGTGGGAAGGTTATTTGGTGGATATATCGTTGATAGACTGGGAACTTTTAAGAGTATGCTGCTCTATGGATGTTTTGCTACTTTGTTTTCTACCGTCGGTATACTATTAGGTGAAGCCGGGCTCATTATATTCTCTATCGCAGGGTTATTTTATTCTATAATCTATCCTACCATTATAATGACGGCACATACAGTTTTTAAGGAAGCTGCATCCTATGCCACAGGGCTAATTTTGATGTGTGGAACTCTTATTGCTATGGTCGTTAATATGTTTATGGGTGTAGCGAACGATGTAATAGGTGTTTATTATTCTTATTATAGTATAGCTATCTGCATAGCAATCACTACATTATCAATTTTATTTATTAAGCGCAAAGTAGAAACTGTAGAGGTAAAGGTAGGAGAGAGTATCTAA
- a CDS encoding AraC family transcriptional regulator has translation MGVQFYRDKDLPYFELKQCDTSQLSYKKHAHEEYSLGIVDKGKSSFWYEGKSEEVSPRTIVFIPPDLVHSCNPEQKEQWKYNMLFINAAWIDSFMNSEAKDLYQYPVVKNISDPEIFSMTNKMIENLVQNASPLEKEESIIAIFEKIVSQIDPVDKGRCKKELPKLQIIKEYLQSNFFDKITLDLLEKVSGINKFHIIRLFKEEFGIPPHMYQTLLRINYAKKQLRKQRQITDVALEAGFYDQSHFSKVFKSHMGITPDRYEKLI, from the coding sequence ATGGGTGTGCAATTTTATCGTGATAAGGATTTGCCATATTTTGAATTAAAACAATGTGATACAAGTCAACTTTCCTATAAAAAACATGCTCATGAAGAATACTCTCTTGGAATTGTGGATAAAGGGAAGAGTTCTTTTTGGTATGAAGGAAAGTCCGAAGAGGTATCTCCCCGAACAATTGTCTTTATACCACCTGACTTAGTTCACTCCTGCAATCCTGAGCAAAAAGAGCAATGGAAGTATAACATGTTATTTATTAATGCTGCATGGATTGATAGCTTTATGAATAGTGAGGCAAAAGATTTATACCAATATCCAGTTGTAAAGAATATTTCAGATCCTGAAATATTTAGCATGACGAATAAAATGATAGAGAATTTAGTTCAGAATGCAAGCCCGCTAGAGAAAGAAGAAAGTATTATCGCTATTTTTGAAAAAATTGTTAGTCAAATCGATCCAGTAGATAAAGGAAGATGTAAGAAGGAATTACCTAAATTGCAAATCATTAAAGAGTATTTGCAAAGTAATTTCTTTGATAAAATTACTTTGGATTTGTTAGAAAAAGTATCAGGAATTAATAAATTCCATATCATTCGCCTATTTAAGGAGGAATTTGGTATTCCCCCTCATATGTATCAAACCCTATTGAGAATTAATTATGCAAAAAAACAACTACGTAAACAGCGACAAATAACAGACGTAGCATTAGAAGCTGGATTTTATGACCAAAGTCATTTTAGTAAAGTTTTCAAAAGCCATATGGGAATCACTCCTGATCGATACGAAAAATTAATATAA
- a CDS encoding DMT family transporter: protein MKEQILWYQRGISFCTQKQVIANLMMAMVVVLWGVSFVSIKIAVTEIPPTTMALVRFTIASLLLGILLKKVEPRATVANVDLPKMVVGGILGITCYFYFENMGVKLSTAVNASLIVTVIPIIAISLDVLFFHSKITGLKLLAVGIALIGTYLSVTANGKIEFNSVNFKGNMLMIGAMVSWALYTLLNKSLQGKYSGVCMITYQTGFGTLCLLPLALLEYQEWRVFSLVAFWHILFLAVCCTVGCYLLYMYVLKHLDVAITTIYLNVVPIIGVLSGQYFLNESVFPIQLVGGILTVIAILAINIDMIMQRKEI, encoded by the coding sequence ATGAAAGAACAAATTTTATGGTACCAGAGAGGGATTAGTTTTTGTACTCAAAAACAAGTAATAGCCAATTTAATGATGGCCATGGTAGTGGTATTGTGGGGCGTTTCATTTGTAAGTATAAAAATAGCAGTAACTGAAATTCCACCGACTACGATGGCCTTAGTGCGTTTTACTATTGCTTCCTTACTTCTTGGCATTCTGCTGAAAAAAGTAGAACCAAGGGCAACCGTAGCTAACGTAGATCTGCCTAAAATGGTAGTGGGTGGAATTCTGGGTATCACGTGTTATTTTTATTTTGAAAATATGGGGGTTAAGTTGTCGACCGCTGTGAATGCATCTCTCATCGTAACCGTCATTCCGATTATTGCAATTAGTTTGGATGTATTATTTTTTCACAGTAAAATAACTGGATTAAAACTTTTGGCAGTTGGTATCGCGTTAATAGGAACTTATTTATCAGTAACGGCAAATGGGAAAATTGAATTTAACTCTGTAAATTTCAAGGGAAATATGCTCATGATTGGTGCGATGGTATCTTGGGCACTTTACACTTTGCTCAATAAGTCTTTGCAAGGAAAGTATTCCGGAGTATGCATGATAACTTACCAAACCGGTTTTGGAACATTATGTCTGTTGCCCTTAGCTCTCTTAGAATATCAAGAGTGGAGAGTGTTTTCTTTAGTGGCTTTTTGGCATATTTTATTCCTTGCTGTCTGTTGTACTGTTGGTTGTTATCTGTTATATATGTACGTCTTAAAGCATTTAGATGTTGCCATTACGACGATCTATCTGAATGTAGTACCTATTATCGGAGTGCTAAGTGGTCAATATTTTTTAAATGAGAGTGTATTTCCTATTCAACTTGTAGGTGGAATACTAACAGTCATAGCCATATTGGCAATTAATATAGATATGATAATGCAGAGAAAAGAAATTTAG
- a CDS encoding RNA polymerase sigma factor, whose amino-acid sequence MDEEQKYFSKKIEHERTKFIQYVRRKVTGISQMDAEDIVADVIFNIYNKVDFQHHIENLIAYMYRSIRNKIVDHLRQSRPVLSLDKMDESTGAPWVENMIDPNGDIETNLQNKEFREYFFAALMKLEPRQRAIWIATEIEGYTFKELSKKWGEPIGTLLSRKSRATKSLKYMLTDFKF is encoded by the coding sequence ATGGATGAAGAACAAAAATACTTTAGTAAAAAGATTGAACATGAGCGAACAAAATTCATACAATATGTACGCCGCAAAGTAACAGGGATATCACAAATGGATGCTGAGGATATTGTCGCTGATGTCATCTTTAATATATATAACAAAGTAGATTTTCAGCATCATATAGAAAATCTTATTGCATATATGTATCGCTCGATTAGAAATAAAATTGTCGATCATCTTCGTCAATCGCGGCCAGTTTTGTCACTGGATAAGATGGATGAGTCCACAGGTGCGCCTTGGGTGGAAAATATGATTGATCCCAATGGCGACATTGAGACCAATTTACAAAACAAAGAGTTTCGTGAATATTTTTTTGCTGCACTGATGAAATTAGAACCTAGACAGCGAGCGATTTGGATAGCGACGGAAATAGAGGGTTATACCTTTAAAGAACTTTCAAAAAAATGGGGAGAACCAATTGGGACGTTATTATCACGCAAAAGCAGAGCAACCAAATCATTAAAGTATATGCTTACCGATTTTAAATTTTGA
- the uvsE gene encoding UV DNA damage repair endonuclease UvsE: MRIRFGYVAMALGIPEGSPNKTVTASTLNKLADPFDRFSKLTRLVKENLSTQLRVLRYNLAHDIKVFRFTSKLVPLATHPITSGWNYCEKFQHELVEIGTLIKKEGIRVSAHPDHFAILNSKDANVLEATLADLCYHVNLFEAMGLGVEAKLVLHVGGVYQDKLQALLRFKSEFSNLPSRIKDRIIIENDDRSYNANEVLSLCEDLKVPMVLDIHHHSCCNDGTSLTDILPAIFATWGNMIPKIHVSSPKGTNNARAHADYINVDEFVAFLDIAKQYNQDFDVMIEAKQKDLALLSLMKELKDVKGVTIINQGAIEY, from the coding sequence ATGCGCATTCGCTTTGGTTATGTAGCAATGGCTTTGGGGATTCCAGAGGGATCTCCCAATAAAACGGTGACTGCGAGTACTTTGAATAAGCTTGCTGATCCATTTGATCGTTTTAGTAAGCTCACACGGCTGGTTAAAGAGAATTTATCGACTCAATTACGTGTGCTGCGTTATAACCTTGCCCATGATATTAAAGTCTTTCGATTTACTTCTAAATTAGTGCCTTTAGCGACTCATCCAATAACATCTGGGTGGAATTACTGTGAAAAATTTCAACATGAACTAGTCGAGATTGGCACCTTGATTAAGAAAGAAGGTATACGGGTTAGTGCCCATCCTGACCACTTTGCAATTCTCAATAGTAAAGATGCGAATGTACTGGAAGCAACATTAGCAGACTTATGCTACCATGTAAATCTTTTTGAAGCTATGGGTTTAGGTGTTGAAGCAAAATTGGTTCTCCATGTTGGTGGGGTTTATCAAGATAAACTTCAGGCGTTGCTTCGTTTTAAATCAGAATTTAGTAATTTGCCTAGTAGGATAAAAGATAGAATCATTATCGAGAATGATGATAGATCCTACAATGCGAATGAGGTTCTCAGTCTTTGTGAAGATTTGAAAGTACCAATGGTCTTAGATATTCATCATCATAGTTGCTGTAATGATGGCACGTCCCTTACTGATATCCTGCCTGCGATCTTTGCCACTTGGGGTAACATGATTCCTAAAATTCATGTTTCTAGTCCAAAAGGGACGAACAATGCTAGGGCACATGCAGATTATATTAATGTCGATGAGTTTGTAGCTTTTTTAGATATTGCGAAACAATATAATCAAGATTTTGATGTTATGATTGAAGCAAAACAAAAAGATCTGGCCTTACTTTCTTTAATGAAAGAATTGAAAGACGTTAAGGGAGTTACAATTATCAACCAAGGGGCAATTGAATATTAG
- a CDS encoding STAS domain-containing protein has translation MTLLIKADEQQVYMNINGDVYSEHVNFLQDSLIERLHYGYRHIVLDVNDVSQFDDKGIAMLTYIRSKLHKLGGKLIINDKNGAVSDLVFDNHKIL, from the coding sequence ATGACGCTTTTGATAAAAGCAGATGAACAACAAGTTTATATGAATATAAATGGTGATGTTTATTCAGAACATGTCAATTTTTTGCAAGATAGCCTAATAGAACGCTTGCATTATGGGTATCGGCACATTGTTCTTGATGTTAATGATGTTAGCCAATTCGATGACAAAGGAATTGCTATGCTGACATATATTCGTTCGAAGCTACATAAGCTGGGAGGGAAATTGATTATTAACGATAAGAATGGAGCAGTTTCTGACTTGGTTTTTGACAACCACAAAATTTTATGA
- a CDS encoding cation:dicarboxylase symporter family transporter yields MSSYSTVITNILAMLALVYSLYYMQRKGVNFGIRVMVGMVLGILFGGVLQSLFGGSSTIIKQLNSWFDLIGSGYVRLLKMIVMPLIIVSIISAITNIKDMKILGKAGGLIIGILLFTTAIAGLIGAGSSLAFHLSAEGLQVGEAELGATKSVEGKLTAFQTKPIQQQLIEIIPTNPFYALTGQGSADTLSVVFFSALIGIAVLSIKQSKPQSAEFFMKVMKTANDVVMQLVDFVLLLTPYGVLALMTKFVSTSNYADIYKLIQFVVASYLALILMFIVHLIILSFMGFNPFTYIKKVIPVLIFAFTSRTSAGTLPLTIEALINKLGVPSGYANLSASFGVSIGQNGCAGIYPAMLAVMVAPTVGINPLEISFLLKLVIIVAIGSFGIAGVGGGATFAALVVLSTMGLPVGIVGLLIAIEPLIDMGRTALNVSGAMIAGIASSKLMGEMDTETYHQEILETKPM; encoded by the coding sequence ATGAGTTCTTATTCAACAGTAATTACTAACATTCTAGCAATGCTGGCGCTTGTTTATAGTTTGTATTATATGCAACGTAAAGGAGTTAATTTTGGGATACGGGTTATGGTAGGAATGGTTCTGGGTATTTTGTTTGGTGGGGTACTTCAGAGCTTATTTGGTGGCTCATCGACGATTATAAAACAATTAAATAGTTGGTTCGATTTAATTGGATCCGGTTATGTGCGCTTATTGAAAATGATTGTTATGCCTTTAATTATCGTGTCTATTATTTCGGCTATTACGAATATTAAAGATATGAAAATCCTTGGTAAAGCTGGTGGATTAATCATTGGTATCCTGTTATTCACTACCGCTATTGCAGGTTTAATCGGAGCGGGTTCTTCCTTAGCCTTTCATTTGTCGGCAGAGGGATTGCAGGTAGGAGAAGCAGAATTGGGTGCCACAAAAAGTGTCGAGGGTAAATTAACTGCCTTTCAGACAAAACCAATACAGCAGCAATTAATAGAGATTATTCCAACGAACCCTTTCTATGCATTGACAGGTCAAGGAAGTGCGGATACATTGTCAGTAGTTTTCTTTTCGGCTCTTATCGGCATTGCTGTGTTAAGCATAAAACAAAGCAAACCTCAATCAGCAGAATTTTTTATGAAAGTTATGAAGACTGCAAACGATGTTGTGATGCAACTAGTGGACTTTGTATTATTATTGACACCTTATGGTGTATTAGCACTCATGACTAAATTTGTTTCCACAAGCAATTATGCCGATATTTATAAATTAATTCAATTTGTAGTAGCTTCTTATCTAGCCCTGATTCTTATGTTTATCGTGCATTTAATAATATTATCCTTTATGGGATTCAATCCTTTTACTTATATCAAAAAGGTTATACCTGTCCTGATTTTTGCGTTTACCTCTCGGACCAGTGCCGGAACACTTCCTCTCACCATTGAAGCATTGATCAATAAGTTAGGCGTTCCTTCTGGTTATGCTAATTTATCAGCTTCATTCGGTGTAAGTATTGGGCAAAATGGGTGCGCCGGTATATATCCAGCCATGCTGGCTGTGATGGTTGCTCCGACTGTAGGGATAAACCCACTTGAAATATCCTTTTTGCTTAAATTAGTGATTATTGTTGCGATTGGTTCTTTTGGTATTGCTGGTGTAGGTGGTGGTGCAACTTTTGCTGCACTGGTTGTTCTTTCTACTATGGGATTACCAGTAGGCATTGTAGGTTTACTGATTGCTATTGAGCCATTGATTGATATGGGCAGAACGGCATTAAATGTAAGCGGAGCCATGATAGCAGGTATTGCTAGTAGTAAATTGATGGGTGAAATGGACACTGAGACCTATCATCAGGAAATATTAGAAACAAAACCAATGTAA
- a CDS encoding PTS sugar transporter subunit IIB: protein MKILVCCSGGLDSSSIIEVNIKKILKEFEVEAQVDHTDLSSASSIKADVYVGTREIVGQLLCLGGRVISLNNIIDMKELRDKLSVVLQIPLPLPGEEISS from the coding sequence ATGAAAATCTTAGTATGTTGCAGTGGTGGGCTTGATAGCAGTTCTATAATTGAAGTGAATATTAAAAAGATACTAAAGGAATTTGAGGTTGAAGCGCAAGTAGATCATACCGATTTATCCTCAGCATCAAGCATAAAAGCAGATGTCTATGTAGGTACTAGAGAAATTGTAGGGCAGCTATTATGTTTAGGCGGTAGAGTTATTTCCCTTAATAATATAATTGACATGAAAGAATTGAGAGATAAATTAAGTGTAGTGTTACAGATACCCCTTCCCTTACCAGGGGAAGAAATTAGTTCATAA
- a CDS encoding SDR family oxidoreductase → MSQQQGSQGTSFPPQHQNQQPGIESQMKPLPVFMDANYRASGKLENKVALISGGDSGIGRAVALAFAKEGANVTITYLNEHDDAAETKKLIEETGKRCVTLAGDIGDEQFCQQVVADTVSKLGQLDILVNNAAEQHVQTSLQNISAAQLEKTFRTNIFSYFFLSKAALPHLKKGSVIINTASITAYKGNEQLIDYSATKGAIVAFTRSLSLSLLPQGIRVNGVAPGPIWTPLIPASFADPDITKFGQDTPMKRAGQPVEVAPCYVFLASQDSVYMSGQILHVNGGTIVNG, encoded by the coding sequence ATGAGCCAACAACAGGGTTCTCAGGGAACATCCTTCCCACCGCAACATCAAAACCAGCAGCCCGGAATTGAATCACAAATGAAGCCACTGCCAGTTTTTATGGATGCTAACTACCGGGCAAGTGGTAAACTGGAAAATAAGGTAGCCTTAATTAGCGGCGGGGATAGCGGCATTGGTCGAGCTGTAGCTTTAGCTTTTGCTAAAGAAGGAGCTAATGTAACAATCACCTACCTTAATGAACACGATGACGCTGCAGAAACAAAAAAGCTAATTGAAGAAACGGGCAAAAGGTGTGTAACCCTTGCTGGTGATATTGGTGATGAGCAATTTTGCCAACAAGTAGTTGCAGATACAGTAAGTAAATTGGGTCAATTAGATATCCTCGTAAACAATGCTGCTGAACAACATGTACAAACAAGTCTTCAAAACATTTCCGCCGCACAATTGGAGAAAACTTTTCGCACCAATATCTTCTCCTATTTTTTCCTTAGCAAAGCAGCATTACCTCATCTAAAAAAAGGCAGTGTCATTATTAATACAGCGTCTATTACTGCCTACAAAGGGAATGAGCAGCTTATTGATTATTCCGCAACAAAAGGTGCCATCGTTGCCTTCACTCGTTCTTTGTCTCTTTCCTTACTCCCACAAGGCATTCGCGTCAATGGTGTTGCCCCTGGACCGATTTGGACACCACTCATTCCAGCCTCATTTGCCGATCCAGATATAACCAAGTTCGGTCAGGATACCCCAATGAAGCGGGCTGGTCAACCGGTGGAAGTGGCTCCATGTTACGTATTTTTGGCCTCACAAGATTCTGTCTATATGTCCGGTCAAATCCTTCATGTCAATGGCGGTACTATCGTGAATGGGTAG
- a CDS encoding tartrate dehydrogenase, with translation MKIYKIAVIAGDGIGPEVLAEGVKVLKAVAQLAGDFNFEFTYFPWGCEYYLKHGKMMDEDGLDTLKAFDAIYLGAVGYPGVPDHISLCDLLLKIRKGFDQYVNLRPIQLLEGAPCPLKDSRRDQIDMLVVRENSEGEYAGAGEWLFRGQPEEVVLQTGVFSRKGTERIIRYAYEIARKTKKTLTSISKGNALVYSMVFWDQVFAEVGREYPDVVTHSYLVDAACMFFVKEPERFQIVVTSNLFGDIITDLGAAIAGGMGLAAGANINPEGKYPSMFEPIHGSAPDIAGQGIANPLASIWSVSQMLDFFGQEEWGKVVLQAIEQVMVEKKSLTRDMGGTANTQEVGNEVVSILSKICG, from the coding sequence ATGAAAATATATAAAATAGCTGTAATTGCAGGCGATGGAATTGGACCTGAAGTATTAGCAGAAGGCGTAAAAGTTTTAAAAGCAGTGGCGCAGCTGGCTGGAGATTTTAACTTTGAGTTTACATACTTTCCTTGGGGCTGTGAGTATTATTTAAAACATGGAAAAATGATGGATGAAGACGGTTTAGATACTTTAAAAGCTTTTGATGCGATTTATTTAGGGGCGGTAGGTTATCCAGGAGTTCCTGATCACATATCTCTTTGTGATTTATTACTTAAAATTCGTAAAGGCTTTGACCAATACGTAAATCTACGTCCCATTCAACTATTAGAAGGGGCACCTTGTCCATTAAAAGATAGTAGACGTGATCAAATTGATATGCTGGTGGTTCGGGAAAATAGCGAAGGAGAATATGCGGGAGCTGGGGAGTGGTTATTTCGAGGTCAACCTGAGGAAGTTGTTTTGCAGACAGGAGTTTTCTCTCGTAAAGGTACCGAGCGTATTATTCGTTATGCTTATGAAATCGCTCGCAAAACAAAAAAAACATTAACAAGTATTAGTAAAGGAAATGCGTTAGTGTATTCTATGGTATTTTGGGATCAAGTATTTGCCGAAGTAGGACGTGAATATCCAGACGTTGTCACTCACTCTTATTTGGTAGATGCAGCATGTATGTTTTTTGTAAAAGAACCTGAGCGATTTCAAATTGTGGTTACTTCCAATTTGTTTGGCGACATAATTACAGATTTAGGTGCTGCCATAGCCGGAGGGATGGGGTTAGCTGCAGGTGCTAATATAAATCCAGAAGGTAAGTATCCTTCTATGTTTGAACCCATTCACGGGTCTGCACCAGATATTGCTGGGCAAGGAATTGCCAATCCCTTGGCTTCGATTTGGTCAGTAAGCCAAATGCTTGATTTCTTTGGTCAAGAAGAATGGGGAAAGGTAGTCCTACAGGCGATTGAGCAGGTCATGGTAGAAAAGAAATCTCTGACTAGAGATATGGGCGGGACAGCCAATACCCAAGAAGTTGGCAATGAAGTTGTGTCCATACTATCCAAGATATGTGGATAA
- a CDS encoding DoxX family protein — protein MKELIRSLNQRFFSFMDLGLLIFRLGIGSMFMWHGFPKITGGVEKWAELGKSMAVLGITFAPAIWGFMSGFAEFFGGLFLAIGFLYRPMCLLLVSNMLIAFSTQMLEGKGMLKAAQSLEDGFSFLGAFFVGPGKYSVDEYLGLQSSKQKGYSRF, from the coding sequence ATGAAAGAACTAATTAGAAGTCTAAATCAGCGTTTTTTCTCTTTTATGGATTTAGGCTTGTTAATTTTTCGTTTAGGAATTGGCAGTATGTTTATGTGGCACGGATTCCCCAAAATTACTGGTGGCGTTGAAAAATGGGCGGAACTAGGAAAATCCATGGCGGTCCTCGGTATTACCTTTGCTCCAGCGATTTGGGGGTTTATGTCTGGCTTCGCAGAGTTCTTTGGCGGTTTATTTCTTGCTATCGGTTTTCTTTACCGACCCATGTGCTTACTATTAGTTAGTAATATGTTAATTGCATTTTCCACCCAAATGTTAGAAGGAAAGGGCATGTTGAAGGCGGCCCAATCACTGGAAGATGGTTTTAGTTTCTTAGGAGCATTTTTTGTTGGTCCTGGTAAATATAGTGTTGATGAATACTTGGGTTTGCAGTCATCTAAGCAGAAGGGATATTCTCGATTTTAA
- a CDS encoding aminotransferase class V-fold PLP-dependent enzyme: MAIHSPFRNLVVGVDRKLPLVNGKYVTGINFDNAATTPPLHSVMEELGDFAPWYSSIHRGAGYKSILSSDVYEEGRDVIKKFVNADHTRDVVIYTKNTTEAINLLSYILEQKDDKQVILSTDMEHLANDLPWRDKFLVDYVSIDEFGKLSLEDLEMKLIHYGGRIKLVTVTGASNVTGYKNPIYKIAKLAHKYEAKILVDGAQLAPHCPIDMKDYESLEHLDYLVFSAHKMYAPFGIGVLIGPKETFEGEEPYCKGGGAVKLVSHQFIAWDTPPHKEEAGTPNVMGVVALLAAIKTLSSIGMQVIDNYEQNLIHYAIAGLTSIPDIKLYCCAGNKEDRLGIIAFDLPGIHHELLANILSHEAGIAVRNGLFCAHPYIEKLLGITNQKLSDIQKNPNVPCPGLVRMSLGLYNNSDEVDILIDLLHQISKNKKAYIQKY, translated from the coding sequence ATGGCAATACACTCACCTTTTAGAAATCTAGTTGTCGGAGTGGATCGCAAACTGCCTTTAGTAAATGGTAAATATGTTACAGGGATTAATTTTGATAATGCGGCTACAACTCCACCCCTTCATTCCGTCATGGAAGAACTTGGAGACTTTGCTCCTTGGTATTCATCAATTCACCGTGGCGCAGGGTATAAATCAATACTTTCGTCAGATGTGTATGAAGAAGGAAGAGACGTTATAAAGAAATTTGTCAATGCAGACCACACCCGAGATGTCGTCATTTATACGAAAAATACAACAGAAGCAATAAATCTACTATCTTATATTCTAGAGCAAAAAGACGATAAACAAGTTATTCTTTCTACAGATATGGAACATTTAGCAAATGATTTACCGTGGAGAGATAAGTTTTTAGTAGATTATGTATCTATTGATGAATTTGGCAAGCTCTCCCTAGAAGACTTAGAGATGAAATTAATACATTATGGCGGAAGGATAAAATTAGTTACAGTCACTGGTGCCTCAAATGTAACTGGCTACAAAAACCCTATCTACAAAATTGCAAAACTTGCTCATAAATACGAAGCAAAAATTCTTGTAGATGGAGCCCAACTGGCTCCTCACTGTCCTATTGATATGAAAGACTATGAATCGCTAGAGCATCTTGATTATCTTGTTTTTTCTGCTCATAAAATGTATGCACCTTTTGGTATAGGTGTCCTTATCGGACCAAAAGAAACCTTTGAAGGAGAGGAACCCTACTGTAAGGGAGGAGGTGCAGTGAAATTAGTATCTCATCAATTTATAGCATGGGATACCCCTCCCCACAAAGAAGAAGCTGGCACCCCTAATGTTATGGGAGTTGTGGCTTTATTAGCTGCCATAAAAACATTAAGTTCTATTGGAATGCAAGTTATTGATAACTATGAACAAAATCTAATTCATTATGCTATCGCTGGATTAACATCAATTCCCGATATAAAATTATATTGCTGTGCTGGAAACAAAGAAGATCGCCTAGGCATTATAGCCTTTGACCTTCCTGGAATCCATCACGAATTATTAGCGAATATTTTATCCCACGAAGCTGGGATTGCCGTGCGGAATGGTCTATTCTGCGCTCATCCCTATATAGAAAAGCTTTTGGGAATAACAAATCAAAAACTTTCTGACATTCAAAAAAATCCTAACGTACCTTGCCCTGGCTTAGTTAGAATGAGTTTAGGATTATATAATAATAGTGACGAAGTTGATATATTGATTGATTTATTACATCAAATTAGCAAAAATAAAAAGGCTTATATACAAAAATATTAA
- a CDS encoding hemerythrin family protein has product MVTWEDKYAIGVESIDEQHKELFEIANRIYDLLKNDLITDKYDSIIEIIEELKNYTIYHFEAEEEYMKNIGYKKLLSQKVAHNDFLEKMESIDLDQIDNGHNEYLLGILDFVCEWLVEHIIKEDRLIVGSN; this is encoded by the coding sequence ATGGTAACATGGGAAGATAAGTATGCTATAGGAGTCGAATCGATTGATGAACAACACAAAGAGCTATTTGAGATAGCGAATCGGATTTACGATCTTTTAAAGAATGATCTCATAACGGATAAATATGACTCGATCATTGAAATCATTGAAGAACTAAAAAATTATACAATCTATCATTTTGAGGCTGAAGAAGAATATATGAAAAATATTGGGTACAAAAAACTTCTCTCACAAAAGGTTGCACATAATGATTTTTTAGAAAAAATGGAAAGCATTGACTTAGACCAAATTGATAATGGACATAATGAATACTTGCTTGGAATTTTGGATTTTGTCTGTGAATGGCTTGTTGAACATATTATAAAAGAAGATAGGTTGATTGTGGGTAGTAATTAA